In Nostoc sp. CENA543, a single genomic region encodes these proteins:
- a CDS encoding P-loop NTPase fold protein: MAIDLRAFFKATDPSRTLFINNSLDSKFYIDFSSVRGGDIIQTLKKRITFFQPDEPTCTLFTGHIGCGKSTELIRLQAELERLGFHVVYFESTDDLEITDVGIADVLLAIARRISQSLDKIILEDTNKFNALLQGALNLLNAEVTGVKAKVPVVGDVGFSAEKEKLSLSMGIGEITTKIKSDPKLREKINQYLAPQKIQLLDAINQELLQPAINKLKQQGKQGLVVIVDNLDRIDNSPKPWGRPQQEYLFVDQGEYLTKLDCHLVYTMPLSLKFSNDYGTLTQRFHEDPKVLPMVSVVYPDGSIHQEGMGLMQQMVLARAFPDLEPAARTEKITEIFDSVSTLERLCIMSGGHVRDLLRLLNSWIMEEMSLPLSRKTLEQVIRSRRNEMMLPISQSEWQLLRDVKRNKRVSDDDGYQKLIRSRFVFEYRDSGESWFDVNPILAEARELNE; the protein is encoded by the coding sequence ATGGCTATAGATTTACGGGCATTCTTTAAAGCAACAGACCCTAGCCGGACTCTGTTCATTAACAATAGCTTAGATAGTAAGTTTTATATTGATTTCTCATCGGTGCGTGGTGGGGACATTATTCAAACTCTCAAAAAAAGAATCACCTTTTTTCAGCCGGATGAACCTACTTGCACATTATTTACCGGACATATTGGCTGTGGGAAATCTACCGAACTGATTAGACTACAGGCAGAATTAGAAAGGTTAGGCTTTCATGTGGTGTATTTTGAGTCTACCGATGACTTAGAAATTACCGATGTGGGTATTGCTGATGTGCTGCTGGCGATCGCACGCCGCATTAGTCAAAGTCTCGATAAAATTATCTTGGAAGATACCAACAAATTTAATGCTCTGTTGCAAGGCGCGTTGAACTTGCTTAACGCTGAGGTGACGGGAGTTAAAGCGAAAGTTCCCGTAGTGGGTGATGTGGGTTTTAGTGCGGAGAAGGAAAAACTCTCCCTATCTATGGGTATTGGCGAAATCACCACCAAGATTAAAAGCGATCCTAAACTCCGGGAGAAAATCAATCAATATCTTGCACCGCAGAAAATTCAGCTATTAGACGCTATTAATCAAGAATTATTGCAGCCAGCTATTAATAAACTCAAGCAGCAAGGAAAACAAGGACTCGTCGTCATTGTCGATAACCTCGACCGCATAGATAATAGTCCCAAACCTTGGGGAAGACCACAACAGGAATATTTATTTGTAGACCAAGGTGAATATCTCACCAAGCTGGATTGTCACCTAGTTTACACCATGCCCCTGTCCCTGAAGTTTTCCAATGATTACGGCACATTAACCCAGCGATTTCACGAAGACCCCAAAGTCTTACCGATGGTGTCTGTAGTGTATCCTGATGGCAGTATCCATCAAGAGGGGATGGGGTTAATGCAACAGATGGTATTAGCCAGAGCCTTTCCCGACTTAGAACCAGCAGCACGCACAGAAAAGATTACCGAGATTTTTGACAGCGTTAGCACCCTAGAGCGTTTATGTATCATGAGTGGTGGTCATGTGCGGGACTTGCTGAGGCTGTTGAATAGCTGGATTATGGAAGAAATGTCACTTCCCCTCAGCCGCAAAACTTTAGAACAAGTGATACGTTCTCGCCGCAATGAAATGATGTTACCGATTTCCCAGTCAGAATGGCAATTGTTAAGGGATGTCAAGCGGAATAAAAGAGTCAGCGACGATGACGGATATCAAAAATTAATCCGCAGTCGCTTTGTGTTTGAATATCGAGATAGCGGCGAGTCGTGGTTTGATGTT
- a CDS encoding GAF domain-containing protein: MNEALSKVIAQIRESLDIDSIFKFTVTEVRQSLNTDRVGVFRFYPGLGWEGEFVYEDVDQKLSYPSIAESDSCDLIKEFAQLDQQGAINAIADISHSGVSHYQIQMRENLLACENLAAPLMKGRDLWGLLCICRCRAERKWNTSEIEFVKLIAEHLGLALQQAEYIEQVHSQSTQLAQAKAQEKAIEWQKTIAIAIEKIRQSLDLETIFRTSTTEIRKLINADRVAIYRFNEDWSGEFVYESVAEGWISLIDEQLQRPELKDNVSSCSAKDLAQAPVVDSYLQDTQGGRFSKGEVYRVCYDIYNAGFSDCYLNVLEIYQARAYVIIAIYHGQRLWGLLAVYQNSGTRFWQEDEVYLLTQVGTQLGVALQQAELLAETQRQKEEISQALKELQATQSQLVQAEKMASLGQLVAGVAHEINNPINFIYGNISHIKEHADSLLKLISVYQKNYPNPCKEVQEELTELDFDYIADDLPRIIKSMRIGAERIAQLVLSLRTFARLDEADMKPIDLHEGIESTLLILQHRLQAKHNLPAIKVIRKYSKLPKVFCYAAQINQVFMNLLNNAIDALEESTNLGKFIVEPKIVISTKLNDNQKIMITIADNGCGIPENFQGRIFEPFFTTKPPGKGTGLGLSISYKIIVEEHEGQLSFNCIPGQGCEFCIEIPMQPSVMVS, encoded by the coding sequence ATGAATGAAGCTTTGTCTAAAGTAATAGCCCAAATTCGTGAGTCTTTGGACATAGATAGCATATTCAAGTTTACGGTGACGGAAGTGCGTCAATCACTTAACACCGATAGGGTTGGGGTGTTTCGGTTTTATCCTGGTTTGGGATGGGAAGGCGAATTTGTCTATGAAGATGTGGATCAGAAGTTGAGTTATCCATCAATAGCAGAATCAGACAGTTGTGATTTAATCAAGGAATTTGCTCAACTTGATCAACAAGGTGCAATTAACGCCATCGCTGATATTTCTCATTCTGGTGTCAGTCACTATCAAATTCAGATGCGAGAGAATTTGCTAGCCTGTGAAAATCTGGCTGCGCCTTTAATGAAGGGTAGGGATTTGTGGGGATTATTATGTATTTGTCGGTGCCGTGCTGAACGAAAATGGAATACTTCAGAAATCGAGTTTGTGAAATTAATCGCTGAACATTTGGGGTTAGCTTTACAGCAAGCAGAATATATAGAACAAGTTCACAGTCAATCAACACAACTAGCACAGGCCAAAGCCCAAGAAAAAGCCATAGAATGGCAAAAGACGATCGCGATCGCCATTGAAAAAATTCGTCAGTCCCTTGATTTAGAAACAATTTTCCGTACTAGCACTACAGAAATCAGAAAATTAATCAATGCTGATCGTGTTGCTATCTATCGCTTTAATGAAGATTGGAGTGGGGAATTTGTCTATGAATCTGTAGCAGAAGGCTGGATTTCCCTCATAGATGAACAATTACAAAGACCAGAACTCAAAGATAATGTCAGTAGCTGTAGTGCTAAAGATTTAGCTCAGGCTCCTGTTGTCGATAGTTATTTACAAGATACACAAGGTGGTCGGTTTAGCAAAGGTGAAGTTTATCGCGTTTGTTATGATATTTACAACGCTGGCTTTAGTGATTGCTATCTCAATGTATTAGAAATTTATCAGGCTAGAGCCTATGTGATTATTGCTATTTACCACGGTCAAAGACTGTGGGGTTTGTTGGCAGTTTATCAAAACTCAGGCACTCGATTTTGGCAAGAAGATGAAGTGTATTTACTCACTCAAGTCGGTACTCAATTGGGTGTAGCTTTACAACAAGCAGAATTACTCGCAGAAACTCAACGCCAAAAGGAAGAAATTAGCCAAGCCCTCAAAGAATTACAAGCAACTCAAAGCCAGCTAGTTCAAGCTGAAAAAATGGCAAGTTTGGGACAACTAGTAGCAGGAGTTGCCCATGAAATTAATAATCCAATTAATTTCATCTACGGCAATATTAGCCATATTAAGGAACACGCAGATAGCTTATTAAAATTGATCTCTGTTTACCAAAAAAATTACCCAAATCCATGCAAAGAAGTTCAAGAAGAGTTAACAGAATTAGATTTTGATTATATTGCTGATGACCTACCAAGAATTATTAAATCTATGAGGATAGGCGCAGAGCGAATTGCTCAGTTAGTTTTATCACTGAGGACTTTCGCTCGATTAGACGAAGCAGATATGAAGCCTATTGACCTGCATGAAGGCATTGAAAGTACGCTGCTAATCTTACAACATCGGCTACAAGCAAAACATAATCTGCCAGCCATCAAAGTGATTAGGAAATATAGCAAATTACCTAAAGTATTTTGTTATGCAGCGCAGATTAATCAAGTGTTTATGAATTTGCTCAATAATGCCATTGATGCTTTAGAAGAGTCCACAAACTTAGGTAAATTTATTGTCGAACCCAAAATTGTGATCTCAACAAAGTTAAATGATAACCAGAAAATTATGATTACTATTGCTGACAATGGCTGTGGTATTCCAGAGAATTTTCAAGGGCGGATTTTTGAACCATTTTTTACGACGAAGCCACCAGGAAAAGGTACAGGATTAGGGCTATCTATTAGCTACAAAATTATTGTTGAAGAACACGAAGGACAACTGAGTTTTAATTGTATTCCTGGACAGGGGTGTGAGTTTTGCATAGAAATTCCTATGCAGCCTTCCGTTATGGTGAGTTAA
- the petN gene encoding cytochrome b6-f complex subunit PetN, which yields MILTLGWVSLLVVFTWSIAMVVWGRNGL from the coding sequence ATGATTTTGACATTGGGTTGGGTATCACTGTTAGTTGTGTTTACTTGGTCAATTGCAATGGTAGTATGGGGTCGTAACGGACTGTAG
- a CDS encoding YdcF family protein, with product MRHNFSKNSSIIQGSKFRKQLPLLQKLGLALCLLLGIWLIIIATNLVVASTKPADAFFVLGGSIRREIYIAQIAKQNPQIPILISQGSKDPCIWLIFQREAADLENVWLEKCANSTFDNFYYGIPILRKWGVNKVKLITSPTHLPRAQWMSQILFGSHGIWVEVEAVEEVGVPGNRESWLKTALDVIRSILWAILSQFIHPQCSNITQLSDVDIQAWRNQGFKCERQGNLGV from the coding sequence ATGAGACACAACTTTAGCAAGAATTCCTCGATTATCCAGGGTAGTAAATTCCGCAAACAGTTGCCGTTGCTACAAAAACTTGGTTTAGCTCTATGCTTGTTACTGGGGATTTGGTTAATTATTATAGCTACTAACCTAGTTGTCGCTTCCACAAAACCAGCCGATGCCTTTTTTGTCCTGGGTGGCAGCATTCGCCGTGAAATTTATATTGCCCAAATAGCAAAACAAAATCCACAGATTCCTATTTTAATTTCCCAAGGTTCTAAAGACCCTTGTATATGGCTAATTTTTCAAAGAGAAGCCGCAGATTTAGAAAACGTGTGGTTAGAAAAATGTGCTAATTCTACATTTGACAATTTTTATTACGGAATCCCAATTTTACGGAAATGGGGAGTAAACAAAGTCAAACTGATTACCTCTCCTACCCACTTACCCCGCGCCCAATGGATGTCACAAATTCTTTTTGGCTCGCACGGCATATGGGTAGAAGTTGAAGCGGTGGAAGAAGTTGGTGTCCCCGGCAATCGTGAATCTTGGTTAAAAACCGCACTAGATGTTATACGTAGTATACTGTGGGCTATTTTGAGTCAATTTATTCATCCCCAATGTTCTAACATCACTCAGTTGAGTGATGTAGATATACAAGCTTGGCGAAATCAGGGTTTTAAGTGTGAACGCCAAGGGAATTTAGGTGTATAG
- the ctpB gene encoding carboxyl-terminal processing protease CtpB, which produces MNQSAKRHSLLQVALIGGAIATTATVSVFGPAWTRSVRAALQDSPKALVDQVWQIVNSEYVDGTFNQKNWLAARQSLLSKDYSSKEEAYIAIREALQQLNDPYTRFMTPSQFEALTNQTSGEVSGIGIRMEINESTKRLTIVEAIENSPALKAGIKPGDEILAIDGNSTQSMKIDDASKLIRGKAGSKITLRLGRSGRSAFDVQLTRATIEVPTVFSSVKQEGNRRIGYIRLREFSSHAAEQMQRAIRDLNGKKVDAFVLDLRGNPGGLLQASIEIARMWLDDGGIVRTVNRKGMNEDTKANRTALTKLPLAVLVDGNSASASEILTGALKDNKRAVVVGSQTFGKALVQSVHELSDGSGLAVTIAHYYTPNGTDINHKGITPDIKLDLTEAQERLLASNPNLIGTPNDPQYSRAIAILSTNSFAQSSGNQTPRPLSVRAQDLQY; this is translated from the coding sequence ATGAATCAATCTGCGAAACGTCACTCGCTGCTCCAAGTAGCTCTGATTGGAGGAGCGATCGCCACAACTGCCACAGTATCCGTATTTGGCCCTGCTTGGACTCGGAGTGTTCGTGCTGCACTCCAAGATAGTCCTAAAGCATTGGTTGACCAAGTATGGCAAATAGTCAATAGCGAATATGTTGACGGCACATTTAATCAAAAAAACTGGCTAGCAGCAAGGCAAAGTCTATTAAGCAAAGACTACTCATCGAAAGAAGAGGCGTATATAGCCATTCGGGAAGCTTTACAACAGCTAAACGATCCATACACTCGGTTTATGACTCCCTCTCAGTTTGAAGCCTTAACCAATCAAACCTCTGGGGAAGTCTCTGGGATCGGCATTCGGATGGAAATTAACGAAAGCACCAAGCGATTGACTATTGTCGAAGCCATAGAAAATTCCCCAGCATTGAAAGCCGGCATTAAACCAGGGGATGAAATTTTGGCAATTGATGGCAACTCTACTCAGTCTATGAAAATAGATGATGCCTCCAAACTAATTCGCGGTAAGGCTGGCAGCAAAATTACCCTGCGTCTAGGACGTAGCGGCCGTAGTGCTTTTGATGTGCAGTTGACAAGAGCCACCATCGAAGTTCCAACCGTTTTTTCCTCCGTCAAGCAAGAAGGCAACCGTCGTATCGGTTATATTCGGTTACGTGAATTTAGCTCCCATGCAGCTGAACAAATGCAACGAGCGATTCGCGATTTAAACGGTAAAAAAGTTGATGCCTTTGTCTTAGATTTACGTGGTAATCCAGGCGGATTATTACAAGCTAGCATTGAAATTGCCCGGATGTGGTTAGATGATGGCGGGATTGTACGTACAGTCAACCGCAAAGGCATGAATGAAGATACAAAAGCTAACCGCACCGCTTTAACAAAACTACCTTTAGCCGTATTAGTAGACGGAAATTCCGCCAGTGCTAGCGAAATTCTCACAGGCGCGCTCAAGGATAATAAACGCGCAGTGGTAGTTGGTAGTCAAACTTTCGGTAAAGCCTTGGTGCAGTCTGTCCATGAATTATCAGATGGTTCTGGGTTAGCTGTCACTATCGCCCACTACTACACCCCCAATGGCACAGATATCAACCATAAAGGGATTACACCAGATATTAAATTAGACCTGACAGAAGCTCAAGAACGTTTACTAGCTTCTAATCCTAATTTAATTGGTACACCAAACGATCCTCAATACAGTCGAGCGATCGCCATTTTATCTACTAATAGCTTTGCCCAATCTTCCGGCAATCAGACACCCCGGCCTTTAAGTGTCCGCGCCCAAGACTTACAATATTAA